Proteins encoded in a region of the uncultured Paludibaculum sp. genome:
- a CDS encoding carboxypeptidase regulatory-like domain-containing protein — MSLSCLRLLRNAAPLLLLTGLAAFGQGFGTIVGTVTDPTGAVVPSAKIRVTDEATANSRETTTNDQGYYVVPALRPALYTITVESSGFATLTRKALQLQADQNLTVNLPLSVQQAVESVNVSAESIQVDTTSATANAVVDQRRVVDLPLNGRNAASLLLVVPGAIPAPANDVDQGNTKTFPSVVTVSTNGSRQNQISFRLDGSYNNDIYTNVNQPFPFPDALQEFSVQTSNYAAKFGGNAGGVVNVVTKSGTNEFHGSGFEFVRNAEFNARNFFAAKRDLLKRNQFGGTIGGPVTIPGVYDGKNRDFFFFGYQGTLIRNVGNTSSAYVPLTQNTTGDFSNVLSATDPSNPFSKATTVLDPTTSTPFAGNIIPTSRLDPAAVKFMKYIPVQSSGNGRIFYSTPLAQNFNEFLTRGDHTFNEKDRLSVRYFYDKFSNKSFLEQANYLANSNYSTIISQNALISETHMFSPSVINEFRASFSRETSVRGPSLDTINLADLGVNIWQPTIKALNGISVSGFFSQGQTDPASFIRNQYNLSNDVSWIRGKHNIAFGGAAIRGQVLLRNLFRTSGSFGFTADNTNDALASFMLGYVRTFSQGYGEYKDNQLYSYSLYVQDDYHASQRLTINMGLRWEPFFPWHEMQNRMEQFSPADYIANKHSSVYTNAPAGLLFPGDSGMPYWGQKSNLKYFSPRAGFAYALTSDNKTSLRGGVGMFYDALQPGVYNNRFVDVTPFSPQISLTQPQGTFSSPYKGITNPYPAAWPPPKDVAFPGPVLVISYDPANGGQAVAPVIYNWNLIVERQLADAWVGRVAYVGSHGSHLGEAIEMNPAVYTAGSKLSADARRLFQPYGSISQASFDENSSFNSFQSTLQKHYSKGFTTMVNYTWSKSIDSTPANMGITGVAQGSNSPVPWYMSGRHQFDRGLSEFDHRHRFVASYVYDVPKFAGSNMFVRTALGGWQLSGIFTVQTGGPLTLLAGKDQSQTGIGSDRANYLGGDTYGSNACTGSGTCVSYLNPAAFGLPVTGNWGNMGKGALHGPKLVNWDAGVFKDFPLGSERYHLQFRAEFFNVFNHANFNNPNVTQSAGGFGTITSAQDPRIGQLALKILF; from the coding sequence ATGTCGTTATCATGCCTTCGGCTTCTGCGCAATGCTGCGCCACTCCTTCTACTGACCGGCCTTGCCGCCTTCGGTCAGGGCTTCGGAACCATCGTCGGTACAGTTACTGACCCCACCGGCGCCGTCGTACCCTCCGCCAAAATCCGCGTCACCGACGAGGCGACGGCTAACTCCCGCGAAACCACTACCAACGACCAGGGCTACTACGTCGTGCCTGCCCTTCGGCCCGCCCTCTATACCATCACCGTCGAGTCCTCCGGTTTCGCCACACTCACTCGCAAGGCCCTCCAACTCCAGGCTGACCAGAACCTCACCGTCAACCTGCCGCTCTCCGTGCAACAGGCTGTCGAAAGCGTCAATGTGAGCGCCGAGTCCATCCAGGTCGACACCACCAGCGCCACCGCCAACGCCGTCGTCGATCAGCGCCGCGTCGTCGACCTCCCTCTCAACGGCCGCAATGCCGCCTCTCTGCTCCTCGTCGTGCCTGGCGCCATTCCCGCGCCCGCCAACGATGTCGACCAGGGCAACACGAAGACCTTCCCCTCGGTCGTCACCGTCTCCACCAACGGCAGCCGCCAGAACCAGATCTCGTTCCGCCTCGACGGCTCCTACAACAACGACATCTACACCAATGTCAACCAGCCCTTCCCCTTCCCGGACGCCCTGCAGGAGTTCTCCGTCCAGACCTCGAACTACGCTGCCAAGTTCGGAGGCAACGCCGGCGGCGTCGTCAACGTCGTCACGAAGTCCGGAACCAATGAGTTCCACGGCAGCGGCTTCGAATTCGTCCGCAATGCCGAATTCAACGCCCGCAACTTCTTCGCCGCCAAGCGCGACCTGCTCAAGCGCAACCAGTTCGGCGGCACCATTGGCGGACCCGTCACGATCCCCGGCGTCTACGACGGCAAGAATCGGGACTTCTTCTTCTTCGGATACCAGGGCACGCTCATCCGAAACGTCGGCAACACCTCCAGTGCCTATGTGCCGCTCACTCAAAACACCACCGGAGATTTCTCCAATGTCCTGAGCGCCACCGATCCGTCCAATCCGTTCTCCAAGGCAACTACGGTCCTCGACCCCACCACCAGCACCCCGTTTGCCGGCAACATTATCCCCACCAGCCGCCTCGACCCCGCCGCCGTGAAGTTCATGAAGTACATCCCGGTCCAGAGTTCGGGCAACGGCCGGATCTTCTATTCCACACCGCTTGCGCAGAACTTCAACGAGTTCCTTACCCGCGGCGACCACACCTTCAACGAGAAGGATCGTCTCAGCGTTCGTTACTTCTACGACAAGTTCAGCAACAAGAGCTTCCTGGAGCAGGCGAACTATCTCGCCAATTCCAATTACTCCACCATCATCAGCCAGAACGCGCTGATCAGCGAGACGCACATGTTCTCGCCCTCGGTCATCAATGAGTTCCGCGCCTCCTTCTCGCGCGAGACCTCGGTCCGCGGACCATCACTCGACACCATCAACCTGGCCGATCTCGGCGTGAACATCTGGCAGCCCACCATCAAGGCGCTCAACGGCATCTCCGTTTCCGGCTTCTTCAGCCAGGGACAGACGGATCCCGCCTCCTTCATCCGCAACCAGTACAACCTCAGCAATGACGTCAGCTGGATTCGCGGTAAACACAACATCGCCTTCGGCGGCGCCGCCATCCGCGGCCAGGTCCTGCTGCGCAATCTCTTCCGCACCTCCGGCTCCTTTGGCTTCACGGCCGATAACACCAACGACGCTCTCGCGAGCTTTATGCTCGGCTACGTTCGCACCTTCTCCCAGGGCTACGGCGAGTACAAGGACAACCAGTTGTACTCCTACAGCCTCTATGTGCAGGACGACTACCACGCCAGTCAGCGCCTTACCATCAACATGGGCCTTCGTTGGGAACCCTTCTTCCCCTGGCACGAAATGCAGAACCGCATGGAACAGTTCTCGCCGGCCGACTACATCGCCAACAAGCATTCCTCCGTCTACACCAATGCCCCCGCCGGCCTCCTCTTCCCGGGTGATTCGGGCATGCCCTATTGGGGCCAGAAGTCCAACCTGAAGTACTTCTCCCCCCGCGCCGGCTTCGCCTATGCGCTCACGTCCGACAACAAGACCAGCCTCCGCGGCGGCGTCGGCATGTTCTACGATGCACTCCAGCCCGGCGTCTACAACAACCGCTTCGTCGACGTCACGCCCTTCAGCCCCCAGATCAGCCTGACTCAACCTCAAGGTACTTTCTCTAGTCCCTATAAGGGCATCACCAACCCGTATCCCGCCGCCTGGCCGCCCCCTAAGGACGTCGCTTTCCCCGGTCCTGTGTTGGTGATCTCCTACGATCCCGCCAATGGCGGCCAAGCCGTTGCGCCGGTCATCTACAACTGGAACCTCATCGTCGAACGCCAACTCGCGGATGCGTGGGTCGGCCGTGTCGCCTATGTCGGCTCCCACGGCTCTCACCTCGGTGAGGCCATCGAGATGAACCCCGCTGTCTACACCGCCGGCAGCAAGCTCTCCGCCGATGCCCGCCGCCTGTTCCAGCCCTACGGCTCGATCAGCCAGGCCTCGTTTGACGAGAACTCCAGCTTCAACTCGTTCCAGAGCACTCTGCAGAAACACTATTCGAAGGGCTTCACCACCATGGTGAATTACACCTGGTCTAAGTCCATCGACTCAACCCCCGCCAACATGGGCATCACGGGTGTCGCGCAGGGCAGCAACTCACCTGTCCCGTGGTACATGTCCGGCCGCCACCAGTTCGATCGCGGCCTCTCCGAGTTCGACCACCGTCACCGGTTTGTCGCCTCCTATGTCTACGACGTGCCCAAGTTCGCCGGTTCCAATATGTTCGTTCGCACCGCCCTGGGCGGCTGGCAGCTATCCGGCATCTTCACCGTTCAGACCGGCGGCCCATTGACTCTCCTCGCCGGCAAGGACCAGTCCCAGACCGGCATCGGCAGCGACCGCGCCAACTATCTCGGCGGCGACACCTACGGCTCCAACGCCTGCACCGGCTCCGGTACCTGCGTCTCTTACCTCAACCCCGCTGCCTTCGGCCTTCCCGTCACCGGCAACTGGGGCAACATGGGCAAGGGTGCACTCCACGGACCCAAACTCGTAAATTGGGACGCCGGCGTCTTCAAGGACTTCCCGCTCGGCAGTGAGCGCTACCACCTCCAGTTCCGGGCTGAGTTCTTCAACGTCTTCAATCACGCCAACTTCAACAACCCGAACGTGACCCAGAGCGCCGGCGGCTTCGGCACCATCACCAGCGCCCAGGATCCCCGCATCGGCCAGTTGGCCCTGAAGATCCTCTTCTAG
- a CDS encoding DinB family protein — protein sequence MSNALEQGLLGALLDSWDRSNTILVNLLRAVPEGGLAARAMEGSPSVSEMFTHMHHERMVSVLEEAPEFAGTVPAEEWVAEADPERIAKMLNESARVVRAAIQGRVETGRAMDLNYDHPILLLQLLIFHEGYHHGQIKLALKAAGKPVTNDEAGPLTWDLWRIKKGAS from the coding sequence ATGTCGAACGCACTAGAGCAGGGTCTGCTGGGGGCTCTGCTGGATTCCTGGGACCGGAGCAATACCATCCTGGTCAACCTACTGCGGGCCGTCCCGGAGGGCGGACTGGCGGCGCGAGCGATGGAGGGCAGTCCGTCTGTCTCCGAGATGTTCACTCACATGCACCATGAGCGCATGGTGTCGGTCCTCGAAGAGGCGCCTGAGTTCGCCGGCACCGTGCCCGCGGAGGAGTGGGTGGCGGAGGCAGACCCCGAGCGTATCGCGAAGATGCTGAACGAGAGCGCGCGGGTGGTGCGGGCGGCGATCCAGGGGAGGGTGGAGACCGGCCGGGCGATGGACCTCAACTATGATCATCCAATCCTGCTGCTCCAACTCCTGATCTTCCACGAGGGCTACCATCACGGTCAGATCAAGCTGGCCCTGAAGGCGGCGGGCAAGCCCGTGACGAATGACGAAGCGGGGCCGCTGACCTGGGATTTGTGGCGGATCAAGAAAGGCGCGAGCTAA
- a CDS encoding DUF5107 domain-containing protein encodes MKLSVIIAGLLFGGASFAQVQVSEQSLTLPSSQEARPDPNPPFDQFAGTKFNYPYTLRDEITNRMTPVTYRAVRLENQYLSCTILPDLGGHLYGCTDKVNGAELFYANRSIKKANVSYRGAWAAFGIEFNFPVSHNWVSLSPVPYAIQQHADGSASVWVSNIDRVYGMQWRVELKLRPGSTVLEQHNYLYNPGPVRHRFYWWTNAAVRVWDDSRILYPQRFTASHGFKEIDSWPVNHAGLDLSVVGNHTAGPVSQFVHESREPFAGVYHPKTDSGVIHYSLPSEAPYRKIWAWGVDADGRDWRKALSDDQSAYVEVQGGVFRNQETYAFLEPQQTLQFTEYWLPVRQTGGFVRANLEAIINLQRGPDQATLLCNVTRVVAGARVVAREGARVLTDQKVDLAPERTFTAKLPAASGKITVELFDASGKVLLTHTEDEYDMAAAGSIPLGPVVPAPEAASAEVRLLEQGRNQELNGDRLRAWKTYQEALGQYPTSRELNKAAGRLALDLFRYDEAGSRLETARQQLTNDPEVHYLLGLAHAAKGRARDARTQWELAMLFPAYRGAAAVQLGLLEARQGHLTEALALMRRAGPEALRAGVLEAAILTRLGRKAEAEAAIERWLAVDPANAALKYLRRTDTEVLQVLAADPERVLGIAEDLMDLGFWPEAVELLERQYPQVDETWREPGSVLPQRHALVSYYRAYCLEKMGRTPQAAYHEAGRLPLDYIFPNRRYSLPVLQRAAAVVPANAGARLLLGDLLLSAGQVDEAVGEWQSARRLAGPVPTLHRNLGLTLLRLKNQPAEAAKVLREGVDADSRNAAVYEALDQALSLLGRPAAERAEALQRYPDRPGIPQSLLIRLILALTEDGRTDEARQLFAGRFFAREENGTNVRQVFLEVALQHAVGLARSGKTAEAVDAVRSLGQPVSGLDFTRDGLDVFLSGARIQFLLGELAEKAGRTEEARAHWQKAAQYKATGPDYEFAYAARAREKLGGPVETSVLEARLKRTGGGALAAYGRGEILLRLGRKEEARTEFGTALKMDDRGLAHYLSRTALASMKGE; translated from the coding sequence ATGAAGCTGTCCGTAATCATCGCGGGTTTGTTATTCGGCGGCGCGTCATTCGCGCAAGTTCAGGTTTCCGAGCAGTCTCTCACTTTGCCGTCGTCCCAGGAGGCGCGGCCCGATCCGAACCCGCCGTTCGACCAGTTCGCGGGTACCAAGTTCAACTACCCTTACACGTTGCGGGACGAGATCACGAACCGGATGACGCCGGTTACCTACCGAGCGGTGCGCCTGGAGAACCAGTATCTGAGTTGTACAATCCTGCCCGATCTGGGCGGCCACCTGTACGGCTGCACCGACAAGGTGAACGGTGCGGAGCTGTTTTATGCCAACCGCAGCATCAAGAAGGCCAATGTCAGCTACCGGGGCGCCTGGGCGGCCTTTGGCATCGAGTTCAACTTCCCGGTTTCCCACAATTGGGTTTCGCTGTCGCCCGTGCCATATGCGATTCAGCAGCATGCGGATGGGTCAGCGTCGGTGTGGGTGTCGAACATCGATCGCGTCTACGGTATGCAGTGGCGGGTGGAGCTGAAGCTGCGGCCCGGCTCCACCGTCCTGGAGCAGCACAACTACCTCTACAACCCCGGGCCGGTGCGCCACCGCTTCTACTGGTGGACGAACGCCGCCGTGCGGGTCTGGGACGACTCGCGGATTCTGTACCCGCAGCGGTTCACTGCTTCGCATGGATTCAAGGAGATCGACTCCTGGCCCGTGAATCATGCTGGTCTCGATCTCAGTGTGGTGGGCAACCATACGGCCGGCCCGGTCTCGCAGTTCGTTCATGAATCCAGAGAACCCTTTGCCGGGGTCTACCATCCGAAGACCGATTCGGGGGTGATTCACTACTCGCTGCCGTCGGAGGCGCCCTACCGGAAAATCTGGGCGTGGGGTGTCGATGCCGATGGGCGGGACTGGCGGAAGGCACTGTCCGACGACCAATCCGCCTATGTGGAGGTACAGGGCGGGGTGTTCCGGAATCAGGAGACGTATGCGTTTCTGGAGCCGCAGCAGACACTCCAGTTCACGGAGTACTGGCTGCCGGTGCGGCAGACCGGCGGATTTGTCCGCGCGAATCTCGAAGCCATCATCAATCTGCAACGCGGGCCCGATCAGGCCACGCTGCTGTGCAATGTGACGCGCGTCGTGGCGGGAGCGCGGGTAGTTGCGCGCGAGGGCGCGCGGGTTCTGACAGACCAGAAGGTGGATCTGGCGCCGGAGCGAACCTTCACGGCGAAGCTGCCAGCAGCGTCCGGCAAGATTACCGTCGAGTTATTCGATGCCAGCGGGAAGGTGCTGCTGACGCATACGGAAGACGAGTACGACATGGCTGCGGCGGGCTCCATTCCGCTTGGTCCGGTTGTTCCGGCGCCCGAAGCCGCCTCGGCGGAAGTCCGGCTGTTGGAACAGGGCCGGAATCAGGAGCTGAATGGCGACCGGCTGCGGGCGTGGAAGACGTACCAGGAGGCGCTGGGGCAGTATCCCACCAGCCGCGAGTTGAACAAGGCGGCGGGCCGCCTGGCTCTGGACCTGTTCCGCTATGACGAAGCGGGCAGCAGGCTGGAGACGGCGCGGCAGCAGCTCACGAACGATCCGGAGGTCCACTATCTGCTGGGTTTGGCGCACGCGGCGAAGGGCCGGGCGCGGGATGCCCGCACGCAGTGGGAACTGGCGATGCTGTTCCCGGCATACAGGGGCGCAGCAGCCGTGCAGTTAGGCCTGCTGGAGGCGCGGCAGGGGCATTTGACCGAAGCCCTGGCGCTGATGCGGCGCGCGGGTCCGGAAGCACTGCGTGCCGGCGTGCTGGAGGCGGCAATCCTGACCAGATTGGGGCGCAAGGCGGAGGCCGAGGCGGCGATCGAACGCTGGCTGGCGGTGGACCCGGCGAATGCCGCGCTGAAGTATCTGCGCCGGACCGATACCGAGGTCCTGCAGGTGCTGGCCGCCGATCCCGAGCGGGTGTTGGGCATTGCCGAAGACCTGATGGATCTCGGCTTCTGGCCGGAGGCTGTGGAGTTGTTGGAGCGCCAGTACCCGCAGGTGGATGAGACCTGGCGGGAACCCGGTAGCGTTCTGCCGCAGCGGCATGCGCTGGTGAGCTACTACCGGGCGTATTGCCTCGAGAAGATGGGGCGGACGCCACAAGCGGCTTATCACGAAGCGGGGCGGCTGCCGCTCGACTATATCTTCCCGAACAGGCGGTACTCGCTGCCGGTGCTGCAGCGGGCTGCCGCGGTGGTTCCGGCGAATGCCGGTGCGCGGTTGCTGCTAGGGGATCTGCTGCTCTCCGCCGGGCAGGTGGATGAGGCGGTGGGCGAATGGCAGTCCGCGCGGCGGCTGGCCGGGCCGGTGCCGACCCTGCACCGGAACCTGGGTTTGACGCTATTGCGGCTGAAGAATCAGCCCGCGGAGGCGGCCAAGGTGCTGCGGGAGGGTGTGGATGCGGATTCGCGGAATGCGGCGGTGTACGAGGCGCTGGACCAGGCTCTGAGTCTGCTGGGCCGTCCCGCGGCGGAGCGCGCCGAGGCGTTGCAGCGTTACCCGGACCGGCCGGGGATACCGCAGAGCCTACTGATCCGGCTGATTCTGGCGCTGACGGAAGACGGGCGGACGGACGAGGCGCGGCAGCTTTTTGCGGGACGGTTCTTTGCGCGGGAAGAGAACGGGACGAACGTCCGGCAGGTGTTTCTCGAAGTCGCGCTGCAGCATGCGGTGGGTCTGGCGCGTAGCGGCAAGACGGCTGAGGCGGTGGATGCCGTCCGGAGTCTTGGGCAGCCGGTGTCCGGGCTGGACTTTACGCGAGACGGGTTGGACGTGTTCCTGTCAGGCGCCCGGATCCAGTTCCTGCTGGGTGAGTTGGCGGAGAAGGCGGGCCGGACCGAAGAAGCCCGCGCGCACTGGCAGAAGGCGGCTCAGTACAAGGCGACGGGCCCGGACTACGAGTTTGCTTACGCGGCCAGGGCGCGGGAGAAGCTGGGGGGTCCGGTGGAGACGAGTGTGCTGGAGGCGCGGCTGAAGCGAACCGGTGGAGGGGCGCTGGCTGCCTACGGACGGGGCGAGATCCTGCTGCGCCTGGGACGGAAGGAGGAGGCGCGCACGGAGTTTGGAACGGCTCTGAAGATGGATGATCGTGGATTGGCGCACTATTTGAGCCGGACGGCGCTGGCGTCGATGAAGGGGGAGTAG